In a single window of the Methanofollis ethanolicus genome:
- a CDS encoding chloride channel protein: protein MTPYDPVTVRESLRFVLVAVILAVAAGGAMVIFLAVQSVGTTLVWQDQPPLPFFTLIVATAGGLAVGLCLHLFGDHVGLLQETIAEFRKSGRFEPAHLPVALLAVYLSLIAGASLGPEVAAIDLGGGMGTAAGERMRGMATRVRDLSTAGILGSLVGFGVYVILTGPAGALYPVPPYAFALLDLVAAAALGIVGGAAGVAFIAAYHVFHRLFSPLAGRHLLRGVIGGVGLGILGTITPVVLFSGQTEFREVLASGAALGGLMLLALVGVKILASTWCMATVFKGGPVFPLFFAGGTLGMAVNLLVPAVPLAITVPAAMAGMTVAVLKAPWVVVLLVVMVIMQWTVVPAVAVATIAGYLTTRWAVLCSGEGE, encoded by the coding sequence ATGACACCATACGATCCCGTCACCGTCAGAGAGTCCCTGCGGTTCGTCCTCGTCGCCGTCATCCTCGCCGTGGCCGCCGGAGGAGCGATGGTGATTTTCCTCGCGGTGCAGAGCGTGGGAACGACACTGGTCTGGCAGGACCAGCCGCCTCTCCCCTTCTTCACCCTCATCGTCGCCACCGCCGGAGGGCTGGCTGTCGGTCTCTGCCTCCACCTCTTCGGGGACCACGTGGGCCTCCTCCAGGAGACGATCGCGGAGTTCCGGAAGTCCGGGAGGTTCGAGCCCGCCCACCTTCCCGTTGCCCTCCTCGCCGTCTACCTCTCCCTCATCGCCGGCGCAAGCCTCGGGCCCGAGGTTGCCGCCATCGACCTCGGCGGCGGCATGGGCACCGCGGCCGGCGAGCGCATGCGGGGCATGGCAACGCGGGTGCGTGACCTCTCGACGGCCGGCATTCTCGGGAGCCTCGTGGGGTTCGGCGTCTACGTCATCCTCACCGGCCCTGCCGGCGCCCTCTACCCCGTCCCGCCGTACGCGTTCGCCCTCCTCGACCTCGTCGCCGCCGCCGCCCTCGGCATCGTCGGCGGCGCCGCCGGCGTCGCCTTCATCGCCGCCTACCACGTCTTCCACCGTCTTTTCTCCCCCCTCGCCGGCCGCCACCTCCTCAGGGGCGTGATCGGGGGCGTCGGCCTCGGCATCCTCGGGACCATCACCCCCGTCGTCCTCTTCTCCGGCCAGACCGAGTTCAGGGAAGTCCTCGCCAGCGGTGCGGCGCTGGGCGGCCTCATGCTACTCGCCCTCGTCGGCGTCAAGATCCTCGCCAGCACCTGGTGCATGGCCACCGTCTTCAAGGGCGGCCCTGTCTTCCCCCTCTTCTTCGCCGGCGGCACCCTTGGCATGGCCGTAAACCTCCTCGTCCCCGCCGTCCCCCTCGCCATCACCGTCCCCGCCGCCATGGCCGGCATGACCGTCGCGGTGCTGAAGGCCCCCTGGGTGGTCGTCCTCCTCGTGGTGATGGTCATCATGCAGTGGACCGTCGTGCCGGCCGTCGCCGTCGCTACCATCGCCGGGTACCTCACGACACGGTGGGCGGTGCTCTGCTCTGGTGAGGGAGAATGA
- a CDS encoding MBL fold metallo-hydrolase, which translates to MAETDWQEIPGTEGAHILPLTRRPDVCCSNAYLIATEHEIVIIDTGADEAQMETIVSTVEALTAERPRPICLFLTHCHLDHCLQAIRRRSWIKEKGVRVFAHAEGAEALESGDEMLTLANIFRWEIEPLPVDGHLHAQDEREVALGNSETITCEHDEHAAIPVDRLTFPSGNRISVYATPGHSPDSICIKVGEHLFIGDLLFSANPGIAGLHRWNPDALLTSIQGVRQVLTDGGITLCWNGHGREIAAPAALRALGKLEDDLGRMKAIGNFDSERLRESVDYAQDMLAEANRLFPVIAGRIYYLSYYLEILGEVEEAARYQDLIESDQIDRFLTDFDAFSTEFREGRKIDIQFVLKAVQVSAKIEGAFGQGCSDPAVDTSLVRRASRLLTDCLHTVCAFDPPDPAVPVDLVPLMTEFVGRLSDSSHLEEGLVAAAEDEKAFRSALAQRIAHLPLFEGVRITFVRDADSLMVLARPERLCDGITGVIEDLAAAGADEITISAFRTDGTVSLAVQSGALHTDLPHIRVWRRRFARCGGRCDLRTVQEMPTLVLDFTKPQ; encoded by the coding sequence ATGGCAGAAACTGACTGGCAGGAGATCCCGGGAACTGAGGGAGCACACATCCTTCCCCTGACGAGGAGACCGGACGTTTGCTGCTCAAACGCCTATCTGATAGCGACAGAGCACGAGATCGTCATCATCGACACCGGGGCCGATGAGGCGCAGATGGAGACCATCGTCTCGACGGTCGAGGCACTCACCGCAGAAAGGCCCCGTCCGATCTGCCTCTTCCTCACCCACTGCCATCTCGACCATTGTCTCCAGGCGATCAGGCGGCGGTCCTGGATCAAGGAAAAGGGCGTGCGTGTCTTCGCCCATGCCGAGGGGGCGGAAGCACTCGAATCGGGAGATGAAATGCTGACACTCGCCAATATCTTCAGGTGGGAGATCGAGCCCCTCCCGGTCGATGGACACCTCCATGCACAGGACGAACGCGAGGTGGCCCTCGGAAACAGTGAGACGATCACCTGTGAACACGACGAGCATGCCGCCATTCCGGTTGACCGCCTCACCTTTCCGTCGGGAAACCGGATCTCGGTCTACGCCACCCCCGGGCACAGCCCTGACTCCATCTGCATAAAGGTCGGTGAACACCTCTTCATCGGCGACCTTCTCTTCTCGGCAAACCCGGGTATCGCAGGTCTCCACCGCTGGAACCCCGATGCCCTGCTCACCTCTATCCAGGGGGTCCGCCAGGTCCTGACCGACGGCGGGATCACCCTCTGCTGGAACGGCCATGGGCGGGAGATCGCGGCGCCCGCCGCCTTGCGTGCCCTCGGGAAACTTGAGGACGACCTTGGGCGCATGAAGGCGATCGGGAACTTCGATAGCGAGCGACTGCGTGAATCGGTCGATTACGCGCAGGACATGCTCGCCGAGGCAAACCGGTTGTTTCCGGTCATCGCAGGCAGGATCTATTATCTCTCCTATTATCTCGAAATCCTCGGCGAGGTCGAAGAGGCGGCGAGGTATCAGGATCTCATCGAGTCCGACCAGATCGACAGATTCCTCACCGACTTCGACGCTTTCTCGACAGAGTTCAGGGAGGGCAGGAAGATCGACATCCAGTTCGTCCTCAAAGCGGTGCAGGTCTCGGCAAAGATCGAAGGGGCCTTCGGTCAGGGGTGCAGTGACCCGGCCGTGGACACGTCCCTGGTGCGCCGGGCCAGTCGCCTGCTCACCGATTGCCTGCATACGGTCTGCGCCTTCGACCCCCCTGACCCCGCAGTGCCGGTCGACCTCGTCCCTCTGATGACCGAGTTCGTCGGGCGCCTCTCCGACTCCTCCCATCTTGAGGAGGGACTCGTCGCCGCGGCCGAGGATGAAAAGGCGTTCAGGTCCGCTCTTGCACAGAGAATCGCCCATCTTCCCCTCTTCGAAGGGGTTCGCATCACCTTTGTCCGTGACGCCGACTCCCTGATGGTGTTGGCTCGCCCGGAAAGACTCTGTGACGGAATCACCGGGGTGATCGAGGACCTTGCTGCCGCGGGAGCGGACGAGATCACCATCTCGGCCTTCAGGACCGACGGGACCGTCTCCCTCGCCGTTCAGTCCGGGGCCCTGCATACCGATCTGCCGCACATCAGGGTCTGGCGCAGGCGTTTTGCCCGCTGTGGCGGTCGGTGCGACCTCAGGACAGTTCAGGAGATGCCGACCCTTGTTCTGGACTTCACGAAACCCCAGTAG
- a CDS encoding EamA family transporter: MIWIALALLRALAHALYSIAVKRYLQDYRPVHLAGRAFLAGGLILLALACVRGLPETGPLFLPALTASAMLNAAAVWLTYRALAETDIFLAVPMLSLTPIFLIGTSYLLLGEVPGAGGVAGIVLIVAGSYVLGTGGGEGGVLAPVRALWMWRGTAIMAFVALIYSLTATPDKILILQSDPFFGLGLDLLAIGALFQVLTLARGGTPAGPPPIGRAVAVQVWARRGHPHPTKTAKTREDREKKKRGRDTLSRWGCLPFR; this comes from the coding sequence ATGATCTGGATCGCTCTCGCTCTCCTCAGGGCCCTCGCGCATGCGCTCTACTCCATCGCCGTCAAGCGCTACCTCCAGGACTACCGGCCCGTCCATCTCGCCGGTCGGGCCTTCCTTGCAGGGGGACTGATCCTCCTCGCTCTCGCCTGCGTTCGGGGCCTGCCCGAGACCGGCCCCCTCTTCCTCCCGGCCCTCACCGCCTCCGCGATGCTCAACGCGGCGGCGGTCTGGCTCACCTACCGCGCGCTTGCCGAGACCGATATCTTCCTTGCCGTCCCCATGCTCTCCCTCACCCCCATCTTCCTGATCGGGACGTCGTATCTCCTCCTCGGCGAGGTGCCGGGCGCGGGGGGTGTCGCCGGCATCGTCCTCATTGTCGCGGGTTCATATGTCCTCGGAACAGGAGGGGGAGAGGGTGGCGTCCTCGCCCCGGTCAGGGCGCTCTGGATGTGGCGGGGCACGGCGATAATGGCCTTCGTCGCCCTCATCTACAGCCTCACCGCCACCCCGGACAAAATTCTCATCCTCCAGTCAGACCCGTTCTTCGGCCTCGGCCTTGACCTCCTTGCCATCGGTGCGCTCTTCCAGGTCCTCACCCTCGCACGCGGTGGAACGCCTGCCGGCCCGCCGCCGATAGGGAGGGCCGTCGCCGTCCAGGTATGGGCGAGGAGAGGGCACCCTCACCCCACGAAGACAGCAAAAACCCGTGAAGACAGAGAGAAAAAAAAGAGAGGCCGAGACACCCTCAGTAGATGGGGGTGCCTTCCTTTCCGGTGA
- the ilvE gene encoding branched-chain-amino-acid transaminase has protein sequence MIIYLDGKFVPESEAKVSVFDHGLLYGDGVFEGIRAYNGRVFRLDEHIDRLYDSAKTIDLKVPITKEEFKEALLEVLRRNNLKDAYIRPIVTRGKGDLGLDPRKCAVPTVIIIATGWGAMYGDLYEKGLTAITVSVRRNACDALPPNVKSLNYLNNILAKIEANYKGGDEAIFLDPQGHITEGSGDNLFLIKDGALITPHTLNNLRGVTRHVVLEVAASLGLTVVERDLGYFDVYTADEVFVTGTAAEIGPITRIDGRVIGNGIPGPVTKQLMAGFSTVTGKEGTPIY, from the coding sequence ATGATCATTTATCTTGACGGGAAGTTTGTCCCCGAGTCTGAGGCGAAGGTTTCGGTCTTCGACCACGGCCTCCTGTACGGGGACGGTGTCTTCGAGGGTATCCGCGCCTACAACGGCCGGGTCTTCAGGCTGGATGAGCACATCGACCGTCTCTACGATTCGGCAAAGACGATCGACCTGAAGGTTCCCATCACGAAGGAGGAGTTCAAGGAGGCGCTCCTTGAAGTCCTGCGGCGGAACAACCTGAAGGACGCCTATATCAGACCGATCGTCACCCGCGGCAAGGGTGACCTCGGCCTCGACCCGCGCAAGTGCGCCGTGCCGACCGTGATCATCATCGCTACCGGATGGGGTGCGATGTACGGCGACCTCTACGAGAAGGGCCTGACGGCGATCACCGTCTCGGTCCGGAGGAACGCCTGCGACGCTCTCCCGCCCAATGTCAAGAGCCTCAACTACCTGAACAATATCCTCGCCAAGATCGAGGCCAACTACAAGGGCGGGGACGAAGCAATCTTCCTCGACCCCCAGGGCCACATCACCGAGGGCTCGGGCGACAACCTCTTCCTGATTAAGGACGGCGCCCTCATCACCCCGCACACCCTGAACAACCTGCGTGGCGTCACCAGGCATGTCGTCCTCGAAGTCGCCGCCTCCCTCGGCCTCACCGTCGTGGAGCGCGACCTCGGTTACTTCGATGTCTACACGGCCGACGAGGTCTTCGTCACCGGCACGGCCGCCGAGATCGGCCCGATCACCCGGATCGACGGCAGGGTCATCGGGAACGGCATCCCCGGTCCGGTCACGAAGCAGTTGATGGCCGGGTTCTCCACGGTCACCGGAAAGGAAGGCACCCCCATCTACTGA
- the cfbB gene encoding Ni-sirohydrochlorin a,c-diamide synthase encodes MKALLVTGDRSGSGKTSITLALAALLSKDAVVQTCKVAMDYIDPSYLTAVTGRPCRNMDSFVMTPGQMRAVFEHGAKGADIALVEGVRGLYEGAEAIGDAGSTASVAKALDLPVVLVVDARSITRSAAAIVKGFAAFDPGVRIRGVILNNISSPGHREKTVRAVEHFCGVPVVGAIPKSEGMRLTMRHLGLVPYREGQETGDFLDRIEAVKEVIGGYVDLDALKGLMEDYRFTGEAGPFARTHETDVRVAVAYDEAFTFYYNDLFDVLRAEGAEVVTFSPIHDPLPEADGYILGGGYPEMHAAALEANARTREALAEVSRNGVPIYAECGGLMYLTDSLVLKKGWQESDREESYEMCGVFSGESLMPSRRTLGYVEGVAGQASPFGAGPFKGHEFHYSEVVLDLDTRYAYALSRGTGIAGQKDGATKARTLASYTHLHPVASAGFIRGFVRQCRDREEGP; translated from the coding sequence GTGAAGGCCCTCCTCGTCACCGGCGACCGCTCGGGTAGCGGGAAGACGAGCATCACCCTCGCTCTTGCCGCCCTCCTCTCGAAGGACGCCGTCGTCCAGACCTGCAAGGTGGCGATGGACTACATCGACCCGTCGTACCTCACCGCAGTCACCGGTCGCCCCTGCCGGAACATGGACAGTTTCGTCATGACGCCGGGACAGATGCGTGCCGTCTTCGAGCACGGGGCGAAGGGTGCCGATATCGCCCTGGTCGAGGGAGTGCGTGGCCTGTACGAGGGCGCGGAGGCGATCGGCGACGCCGGGAGCACGGCCTCGGTCGCAAAGGCCCTCGACCTCCCTGTCGTCCTGGTCGTGGACGCCCGGAGCATCACCCGGAGTGCCGCCGCGATCGTGAAAGGCTTTGCCGCCTTCGACCCCGGCGTGCGGATCAGGGGCGTGATCCTCAACAACATATCGAGTCCCGGCCACAGGGAGAAGACGGTCAGGGCGGTGGAGCACTTCTGCGGCGTCCCTGTCGTCGGGGCGATCCCGAAGAGCGAGGGTATGCGCCTGACGATGCGCCACCTCGGCCTCGTCCCCTACCGCGAGGGGCAGGAGACCGGCGACTTCCTCGACCGCATCGAGGCGGTGAAGGAGGTGATCGGCGGTTACGTCGACCTTGACGCCCTCAAGGGGCTGATGGAGGACTATCGCTTCACCGGCGAGGCCGGGCCGTTTGCACGGACCCACGAGACCGACGTGCGTGTGGCCGTCGCCTACGACGAGGCCTTCACCTTCTACTACAACGACCTCTTCGACGTCCTGCGGGCCGAGGGCGCCGAGGTCGTCACCTTCAGCCCCATTCACGACCCCCTTCCCGAGGCCGATGGCTATATCCTGGGCGGCGGCTATCCTGAGATGCATGCCGCGGCCCTGGAGGCGAACGCCCGGACGCGGGAGGCCCTTGCCGAAGTGTCAAGGAACGGCGTCCCCATCTATGCCGAGTGCGGCGGGCTGATGTACCTCACCGATAGCCTGGTCCTCAAGAAGGGCTGGCAGGAGAGTGACCGCGAGGAGTCGTACGAGATGTGCGGGGTCTTCTCCGGGGAAAGCCTGATGCCGTCCCGTCGCACCCTCGGCTATGTCGAGGGGGTCGCGGGCCAGGCCTCGCCCTTCGGTGCCGGGCCTTTCAAGGGACATGAGTTCCACTACTCGGAGGTCGTCCTGGACCTCGATACCCGCTACGCCTACGCACTCTCGCGGGGCACCGGCATCGCGGGACAGAAGGACGGGGCAACGAAGGCCCGGACCCTTGCCAGTTACACGCATCTCCACCCGGTCGCCAGCGCCGGTTTCATCAGAGGATTTGTCAGGCAGTGCCGGGACAGGGAGGAAGGACCGTAA
- the cfbD gene encoding Ni-sirohydrochlorin a,c-diamide reductive cyclase catalytic subunit → MHYIQPRPSSIVAALYTARDLEVDVAILHGPSGCSFKHARLLEEDGMRVLTTSLADNEFIFGGQTVLERVLREAEKEFHPKRMAVVGTCVSMIIGEDLKAAIDSSGVTTPTIGIDVHAGFRENIQGVIAALEPAAEAGWISADELERQKQLLAAANEVERLRGAASKPYIEPSRGDLKHLAARRLVALARSGKKGVAVMNAKKETAYMFADELIALHDACPEAEITYVANLEDRGLPKVRTDAANVLAGMRDRGLDPALLGALDEYGANGDTVGERLREIRPDFAFLVGVPHAVPQEYTAGIETISVTNGPRQVAPLKDLGHAMVVVEVDLHPKTLGVRSIVESEFGAVLRSVAGGE, encoded by the coding sequence ATGCACTATATTCAACCACGGCCCAGTTCGATTGTAGCGGCCCTGTACACCGCCCGCGACCTGGAGGTGGACGTCGCCATTCTCCACGGCCCCTCCGGGTGCTCGTTCAAGCACGCCCGCCTCCTCGAAGAGGACGGGATGCGGGTCCTGACCACCTCGCTCGCCGACAACGAGTTCATCTTCGGCGGCCAGACCGTTCTCGAACGGGTGCTGAGAGAGGCGGAGAAGGAGTTTCACCCGAAGAGGATGGCGGTCGTCGGCACCTGCGTCTCGATGATCATCGGCGAAGACCTGAAGGCGGCGATCGACTCCTCCGGCGTCACGACGCCGACGATCGGGATCGACGTTCACGCCGGGTTCAGGGAGAACATCCAGGGGGTGATCGCCGCCCTCGAACCGGCCGCGGAGGCCGGGTGGATCAGCGCCGACGAACTTGAGAGGCAGAAGCAGTTGCTTGCGGCCGCAAACGAGGTCGAACGCCTGCGGGGCGCCGCCTCGAAACCGTACATCGAACCCTCGCGCGGCGACCTCAAACACCTCGCCGCCCGCCGCCTCGTCGCCCTCGCCCGGAGCGGGAAGAAGGGCGTCGCCGTCATGAACGCCAAGAAGGAGACGGCGTACATGTTTGCCGACGAACTCATCGCCCTCCACGACGCCTGCCCTGAGGCAGAGATCACTTACGTCGCAAACCTCGAAGACCGCGGCCTCCCGAAGGTGCGGACAGACGCCGCCAACGTCCTCGCGGGCATGCGGGACCGCGGCCTCGACCCCGCCCTCCTCGGCGCCCTCGACGAGTACGGGGCGAACGGAGACACCGTCGGCGAACGCCTCCGGGAGATCAGACCCGACTTCGCCTTTCTGGTCGGCGTGCCCCATGCCGTGCCGCAGGAGTACACCGCCGGCATCGAGACGATCTCTGTCACCAACGGCCCGCGGCAGGTGGCGCCCCTGAAAGACCTCGGCCACGCCATGGTCGTCGTCGAGGTGGACCTCCACCCGAAGACCCTCGGCGTCAGGTCGATCGTCGAGAGCGAGTTCGGCGCCGTCCTGCGGAGCGTCGCCGGGGGTGAGTGA
- the cfbE gene encoding coenzyme F430 synthase, with protein MKILVLDTIHGGAVLAEALAVAGHEVDAVDVYRGIEGIPAEEAARRRYDLVVAPVHLDPAHPLLRAAPRAVTHHEAVAMLLAGKRPSPFVEITGTRGKTTTATALAHVLPGPGVLHTSMGTFVYPERRPLGKRSITPASTLAAAAEAKKIGGWCVAEESLGVSGAGDLAVLTSGDDYLFAAGTKHALAEKVRSLAMAPQALVPPGVSVPSARNAGEIAAVEGTVCTYRYGDIEGSFENPLLALRGYRTPLQIAAAAACLLDADPAGLASFRPLPGRMAVSWKGGTLVVDVASSGACREVAVDAAAYARSLGGRAPFVLVIGTEGQTICEGFPEKEVAAAIRAISPDEVVLVGDYPDLAGTPALNLDEGYAIAETRADGGTIILAVKTWR; from the coding sequence ATGAAGATACTCGTCCTCGACACCATCCACGGTGGCGCCGTCCTTGCGGAGGCGCTTGCTGTTGCAGGCCACGAGGTCGATGCGGTGGACGTCTACCGGGGGATCGAGGGGATACCCGCGGAGGAGGCCGCGCGGAGGCGCTACGACCTCGTCGTCGCTCCGGTCCACCTCGACCCGGCCCACCCCCTTCTCAGGGCGGCGCCGCGGGCCGTTACCCATCACGAGGCGGTGGCCATGCTCCTTGCAGGGAAGAGGCCGTCGCCCTTCGTTGAGATCACCGGCACGCGCGGTAAGACGACGACGGCAACCGCCCTCGCCCACGTCCTCCCGGGCCCCGGCGTCCTCCACACCTCGATGGGTACCTTTGTCTATCCTGAGCGGCGCCCCCTCGGGAAACGCTCGATCACCCCTGCCTCGACGCTCGCCGCCGCCGCGGAGGCAAAAAAGATCGGCGGATGGTGCGTCGCCGAGGAGTCGCTCGGCGTCTCCGGGGCGGGCGACCTTGCAGTCCTCACCTCAGGGGACGACTACCTCTTCGCCGCCGGGACGAAACACGCCCTTGCTGAGAAGGTGCGCTCCCTTGCGATGGCGCCGCAGGCGCTCGTCCCGCCGGGAGTGAGCGTTCCGTCCGCCCGCAACGCCGGCGAGATCGCCGCGGTCGAAGGAACGGTATGCACCTACAGATACGGCGACATCGAAGGGTCGTTCGAAAATCCCCTCCTCGCTCTCCGGGGTTACCGGACGCCCCTCCAGATCGCCGCGGCGGCGGCCTGCCTCCTCGACGCGGATCCGGCAGGGCTTGCGTCCTTCCGGCCGCTGCCCGGCAGGATGGCAGTCTCGTGGAAGGGCGGCACCCTGGTCGTCGACGTCGCGAGCAGCGGCGCGTGCCGGGAAGTCGCCGTCGACGCCGCCGCCTATGCCCGCTCCCTCGGTGGTCGGGCCCCGTTCGTCCTGGTCATCGGGACAGAGGGGCAGACCATCTGCGAGGGTTTTCCCGAGAAGGAGGTGGCGGCGGCGATCCGTGCGATCAGTCCCGACGAGGTTGTGCTTGTCGGGGACTACCCCGACCTTGCCGGCACCCCTGCCCTGAACCTGGACGAGGGGTATGCAATTGCAGAAACACGCGCAGACGGAGGGACCATCATCCTCGCCGTCAAGACATGGAGGTAA
- the cfbA gene encoding sirohydrochlorin nickelochelatase, with the protein MKRTGLLLVGHGSKLPYNKELIESTAAIIAEKHPEFLVRPGFMSMNQPSVEETLALFKEDEIDRLVVVPLFLAKGVHILQDIPELLGLPEGGKKGSFAHASGAIPLLYADPIGGDPLLADLMVKNAEVALNAKA; encoded by the coding sequence ATGAAGAGAACCGGATTGTTACTTGTCGGCCACGGCAGCAAACTCCCCTACAACAAAGAACTCATCGAGAGCACAGCAGCGATCATCGCGGAAAAACACCCTGAGTTCCTCGTCCGCCCCGGTTTCATGAGCATGAACCAGCCCTCGGTCGAGGAGACCCTCGCCCTCTTCAAGGAGGACGAAATCGACCGTCTCGTCGTCGTCCCCCTCTTCCTCGCAAAGGGCGTCCACATCCTCCAGGACATTCCCGAACTCCTCGGCCTCCCTGAAGGCGGGAAGAAGGGCAGCTTCGCTCACGCCTCCGGCGCCATCCCCCTCCTCTATGCCGACCCGATCGGCGGCGACCCCCTCCTCGCCGACCTGATGGTCAAGAACGCCGAGGTGGCGCTCAACGCGAAAGCCTGA
- a CDS encoding methanogenesis marker 9 domain-containing protein, protein MIECYERCGLIINDQVMKTPVVIASMAGVTDAAYVLARKEHIGAAFIGGYSIDEETMEASRAMAADGRPEFLYDDPVAELKAQVAALQGSGVVTGLNLRGSSPASYAAIADEIGDAVVYEVDAHCRQPPMTALGCGEALLREPRRLAEIIRALKARDVTVSVKVRAGVAADDRRLARLLWKAGADIIHADLMDFGYARLRQIRNACPLTLIANNSITSFDRAMEMFAHGADMVSMARRSDERTLAGIDAAIQRKAEESGWYNAPKQLCRGGDVRSLAFCCMPVKHCPLIPFLESIGLSREDYMQIKTEAVAGTPIAGGKTTCFGSLAFCCKSSSPCMLRELSMKEAGLSSAEYMRQKRRLAGDIMERVFDGVPDEDEI, encoded by the coding sequence ATGATCGAGTGTTACGAGCGCTGCGGACTGATCATCAACGACCAGGTGATGAAGACGCCGGTGGTCATCGCATCAATGGCCGGGGTGACCGACGCCGCCTATGTGCTGGCCAGAAAGGAGCATATCGGCGCCGCGTTCATCGGCGGCTACTCTATCGACGAAGAGACGATGGAGGCGAGCAGGGCGATGGCGGCCGACGGACGGCCCGAGTTCCTGTACGACGACCCCGTGGCAGAGTTGAAGGCACAGGTCGCCGCCCTGCAGGGAAGCGGGGTCGTCACCGGCCTGAACCTGCGGGGGAGCAGTCCCGCCTCTTATGCGGCCATCGCCGATGAGATCGGCGATGCGGTCGTGTACGAGGTCGACGCACACTGCCGCCAGCCTCCGATGACGGCGCTCGGGTGCGGTGAAGCACTGCTCAGGGAGCCCCGGCGCCTCGCGGAGATTATCAGGGCGCTCAAGGCGCGGGACGTGACGGTCTCGGTGAAGGTCAGGGCCGGGGTCGCCGCCGACGACCGCCGTCTTGCCCGCCTCCTCTGGAAGGCCGGGGCCGACATCATCCACGCCGACCTGATGGACTTCGGCTACGCCCGACTGCGGCAGATCAGGAATGCCTGTCCCCTTACGCTCATTGCGAACAACTCGATCACCTCCTTCGACCGTGCGATGGAGATGTTCGCCCACGGGGCCGATATGGTCTCTATGGCCAGGCGGTCCGACGAGCGGACCCTTGCCGGGATCGATGCCGCGATCCAGAGGAAGGCCGAGGAGAGCGGGTGGTACAACGCCCCGAAACAACTCTGCCGCGGCGGGGATGTGCGGTCCCTTGCTTTCTGCTGCATGCCGGTGAAGCACTGTCCCCTGATCCCCTTCCTGGAGAGTATAGGGCTCTCCCGCGAGGACTACATGCAGATCAAGACAGAGGCGGTGGCAGGGACGCCGATCGCAGGGGGGAAGACAACGTGTTTCGGTTCCCTTGCCTTCTGCTGCAAGTCGAGCTCCCCCTGCATGCTCAGGGAACTCTCCATGAAGGAGGCAGGACTTTCCAGCGCGGAGTACATGCGGCAGAAGCGCCGGCTTGCCGGAGATATCATGGAGAGGGTCTTTGATGGAGTGCCGGACGAAGACGAGATCTGA
- a CDS encoding triphosphoribosyl-dephospho-CoA synthase — MECRTKTRSDLAQMAMMLEVSASPKPGNVDRGHDYPDTRLEHFLASTIFARPALERAERGGTELGALIEEAVVDTNCHTGGNTHFGAFILLMPLVAAGGADGAAQVVRETTVEDAVAFYRAFGATEVRVLAKDEIDVKDPSAAATLRERGMTLYDVMAYSAERDMVAREWTNGFALCRETKNLLVSHGAGKAAIVAAFLDLLCTYPDTFVAKKFGQARAEETMRRAREVKAGKVSLDAFDEECLAAGVNPGSLADIMIAGIFLALLEGWSWDS; from the coding sequence ATGGAGTGCCGGACGAAGACGAGATCTGACCTCGCGCAGATGGCGATGATGCTCGAGGTCTCCGCATCCCCGAAGCCGGGGAATGTGGATCGCGGGCATGATTATCCCGACACCCGCCTGGAGCACTTCCTGGCCTCGACGATCTTTGCCCGCCCGGCCCTGGAGAGGGCCGAGAGAGGAGGTACAGAGCTCGGCGCCCTCATCGAGGAGGCGGTGGTGGATACGAACTGCCATACCGGCGGGAACACCCATTTTGGCGCCTTCATCCTGCTGATGCCCCTCGTCGCCGCGGGCGGCGCGGACGGGGCGGCGCAGGTGGTGCGGGAGACGACGGTGGAGGACGCCGTCGCCTTCTACCGGGCCTTCGGGGCGACAGAGGTGCGGGTGCTTGCGAAGGACGAGATCGACGTGAAAGACCCGTCGGCCGCGGCGACGCTCAGGGAAAGGGGCATGACCCTGTACGACGTGATGGCCTACTCGGCGGAGAGGGACATGGTGGCGCGGGAGTGGACGAACGGTTTCGCTCTCTGCCGGGAGACGAAGAACCTCCTCGTCTCCCACGGCGCAGGGAAGGCGGCGATCGTTGCCGCGTTCCTCGACCTGCTCTGCACCTATCCCGACACCTTTGTCGCAAAGAAGTTCGGCCAGGCGAGGGCGGAGGAGACGATGCGCCGCGCCCGCGAGGTGAAGGCCGGGAAGGTCTCCCTCGACGCCTTCGACGAGGAGTGCCTTGCCGCGGGGGTGAACCCGGGGTCTCTTGCCGACATCATGATCGCGGGGATCTTCCTCGCCCTGCTGGAGGGGTGGTCATGGGATTCCTGA